In one window of Bradyrhizobium sp. AZCC 1721 DNA:
- a CDS encoding YggS family pyridoxal phosphate-dependent enzyme has translation MATPLTKSLPNGLAQVEQEIARACKEARRERASVTLIAVSKTFDATAISPVLEAGQRVFGENRVQEAKAKWPALVSAYPGTALHLIGPLQSNKAKEAVALFDAIHSVDRPSICEALAKEINSQNKRPELFVQINTGEEPQKAGIAPGEADAFIASCRDKYGLVISGLMCIPPVNEAPAPHFALTAKIAARNGLKNLSMGMSADFAVAIQMGATHVRIGSAIFGAR, from the coding sequence ATGGCGACACCGCTAACCAAGTCTTTACCAAATGGCCTGGCTCAGGTGGAGCAAGAGATCGCGCGCGCCTGCAAGGAGGCGCGCCGCGAGCGCGCATCGGTGACGCTGATCGCGGTGTCGAAGACGTTCGACGCCACGGCCATTTCACCTGTCCTCGAGGCCGGACAGCGGGTGTTCGGCGAAAACCGCGTGCAGGAGGCCAAAGCGAAATGGCCTGCCCTGGTCTCGGCCTATCCCGGAACGGCGTTGCACCTGATCGGGCCACTTCAATCCAACAAGGCGAAGGAGGCCGTCGCGCTGTTCGATGCCATCCACTCGGTCGACCGACCCAGCATCTGCGAAGCGCTCGCCAAGGAAATCAATTCGCAGAACAAACGTCCGGAATTGTTCGTTCAGATCAACACCGGCGAGGAACCGCAGAAGGCTGGCATCGCGCCCGGCGAGGCAGATGCCTTTATCGCGAGCTGCCGCGACAAATACGGCCTGGTCATTTCCGGTTTGATGTGTATCCCGCCGGTCAACGAGGCGCCGGCGCCGCATTTCGCGTTGACAGCCAAGATCGCCGCGCGCAACGGGCTGAAAAATCTGTCGATGGGCATGAGCGCCGATTTTGCAGTCGCGATCCAGATGGGTGCGACGCATGTGCGCATCGGCTCGGCGATTTTTGGCGCGCGATAA
- a CDS encoding 2-keto-4-pentenoate hydratase, with product MLDRNAITAASKILHDHWRAGTKFSGLDESLRPRDRIEAYAIQAGIEKYSSDSLFGWKIAATSEAGQKHINVDGPMAGRILAETVIHDGGTASMAGNEMRVAEPEFAFRMRVDLPARSTPYTTQQVLDAVDTLHPAIEIPDSRFENFVTAGEAQLIADNACAHLFVLGPAATADWRSMDLVEERPIITMRGHQFVGHGKNVLGDPRIALTWLANELRQLGVMLKAGRVVTTGTCHAPLPIQSGDFCAADFGSLGNVSVRFG from the coding sequence ATGCTCGACAGGAACGCAATAACGGCCGCGTCAAAGATCCTGCACGACCACTGGCGCGCCGGCACCAAATTTTCCGGCCTCGACGAATCGCTGCGGCCGCGCGATCGCATTGAGGCCTACGCGATCCAGGCGGGAATCGAAAAATACTCGTCCGATAGCTTGTTCGGCTGGAAGATCGCGGCCACCAGCGAGGCCGGACAAAAGCACATCAACGTCGACGGCCCGATGGCTGGGCGCATTCTGGCCGAAACCGTCATCCACGACGGCGGAACGGCTTCGATGGCAGGCAACGAAATGCGCGTCGCCGAACCCGAATTCGCCTTTCGCATGCGTGTCGATCTGCCGGCGCGCTCCACGCCCTATACGACGCAGCAGGTTCTCGATGCGGTCGACACGCTGCATCCGGCCATCGAAATTCCGGATTCGCGGTTTGAGAATTTCGTTACCGCCGGCGAAGCCCAACTCATCGCCGACAATGCCTGTGCGCATCTGTTCGTATTGGGGCCGGCGGCAACCGCCGACTGGCGTTCAATGGACCTCGTCGAGGAACGGCCGATTATCACGATGCGCGGCCACCAATTCGTTGGCCACGGCAAGAACGTGTTGGGCGATCCGCGCATTGCGCTGACCTGGCTCGCCAATGAACTGCGCCAGCTTGGCGTGATGCTGAAGGCCGGCCGCGTCGTCACTACCGGCACCTGTCATGCACCGCTGCCGATTCAGTCAGGCGATTTTTGCGCAGCTGATTTCGGTTCGCTCGGCAACGTGTCGGTGAGGTTCGGATAA
- a CDS encoding L,D-transpeptidase family protein, translating into MESNAISITYQTYARDRPLTAIRVRRAAGDPCRGWLTADGWTVPVALGRGGILVNKREGDGGTPRGTYHALQLWWRADRHPRPRTYLPVRPIRPEDAWCEDPQDRRYNQPIRLVRDQAGDRLTREDHLYDFIIEIDHNSAPRIAGRGSAVFLHLARTNFSPTAGCVSMTKSAMLRLLRRMGPQTKIIIG; encoded by the coding sequence ATGGAAAGTAACGCCATTTCAATCACTTATCAGACATATGCGCGTGATCGGCCGTTGACGGCAATCCGGGTCCGCAGGGCTGCCGGCGACCCCTGCCGGGGCTGGCTGACGGCGGACGGTTGGACCGTGCCGGTGGCACTTGGCCGCGGCGGCATCCTCGTCAACAAGCGGGAGGGCGACGGCGGCACGCCGCGAGGCACCTATCATGCGCTGCAATTGTGGTGGCGCGCCGACCGCCATCCCAGGCCGCGGACCTATCTGCCGGTCCGGCCGATCCGGCCCGAAGATGCCTGGTGCGAGGACCCGCAGGACCGCCGTTATAACCAGCCAATCCGTCTGGTCCGGGATCAGGCCGGTGACCGGCTGACGCGCGAGGATCACCTCTACGACTTCATCATCGAAATCGATCACAACAGCGCGCCGCGAATTGCCGGCCGTGGCAGCGCCGTGTTCCTGCATCTGGCGCGGACCAATTTCTCGCCCACGGCGGGATGCGTCTCGATGACGAAATCCGCCATGCTGCGGCTGCTGCGGCGGATGGGACCGCAGACTAAAATCATCATCGGCTGA
- a CDS encoding diguanylate cyclase domain-containing protein has product MSGVTFNRKRVKLKKLLGIRARLALLAVMLVAPLMLERVRSLEDARAKQIAMASEEYANTTLHTAETQREVVSSVEAMLKSAAYIRASSGIGRSCEILRASLPTNLPWIRSIMIVSKDGVVQCSTLNMLVGLNIGDREYFRKAQQTRDFVFSDYLFARVSNRPILMAAYPVAAINQEEDAVVVAGINLDWMSKIMAKLGGRPGISALLVDGAGVVLAAPADEASMIGKPLNNVPLLTAIAHKALVSDTPMGSLSFTAADGSQRAISFARIPGTQSRLIVSIDEAKITAAINRDIRTAYLQLGLVCLFVLLGALIGAEKLIINPIEVMTGMARRFGEGDWSARVSHSRLPSEFMPLARAFNAMAAQLSQRERELVATNDRLTVMASIDMLSGLANRRGFQSRLDFEWMKAQQYHSELSLLMIDVDHFKLYNDTYGHPEGDACLTRIGEALAGIAADNLGFAGRYGGEEFCLLLPNTSTQKALEIGETVRATVQGLGLPHITSSHRTVTVSVGVAATLPNDAQTPGELIEAADAALYAAKHRGRNTVVEHGFAKLVGEAGIAMAG; this is encoded by the coding sequence ATGTCTGGCGTTACTTTCAACCGCAAACGGGTCAAACTCAAGAAGCTTCTGGGAATCCGGGCACGGCTTGCGCTGCTCGCCGTGATGCTGGTGGCGCCCTTGATGCTGGAACGGGTCCGTTCGCTCGAAGACGCGCGCGCCAAGCAGATCGCGATGGCTTCGGAGGAATACGCCAACACTACGCTGCACACTGCGGAGACCCAGCGCGAGGTCGTCTCCTCGGTCGAGGCCATGCTGAAATCGGCTGCCTATATCCGCGCCTCCAGCGGCATCGGGCGCAGTTGCGAAATCTTGCGCGCCAGCCTGCCGACCAACCTGCCCTGGATCCGCAGCATCATGATCGTCAGCAAGGACGGCGTGGTGCAGTGCTCGACGCTGAACATGCTGGTCGGCCTCAACATCGGCGACCGTGAGTATTTCCGAAAAGCACAACAGACCCGCGACTTCGTTTTCAGCGACTATTTGTTCGCCAGGGTAAGCAATAGACCGATCCTGATGGCGGCCTATCCAGTAGCCGCAATCAATCAAGAAGAAGACGCCGTGGTGGTCGCCGGCATCAATCTCGACTGGATGTCGAAGATCATGGCCAAGCTCGGCGGACGGCCGGGGATTTCAGCGCTGCTGGTCGACGGCGCCGGCGTCGTGCTGGCCGCGCCGGCGGATGAGGCCAGCATGATTGGCAAGCCGCTCAACAACGTGCCGCTGCTGACGGCCATCGCTCACAAGGCGCTTGTTTCCGACACCCCGATGGGCTCGCTTTCCTTCACCGCAGCCGACGGGTCGCAACGCGCGATCAGTTTCGCGCGCATTCCCGGCACGCAGTCCCGCCTGATCGTCAGCATCGACGAGGCCAAAATCACGGCGGCGATCAACCGCGATATCCGCACCGCCTACCTGCAGCTCGGACTAGTCTGCCTGTTCGTGTTGCTCGGCGCGCTGATCGGCGCGGAAAAGCTCATCATCAACCCGATCGAAGTCATGACCGGCATGGCCAGGCGATTCGGCGAAGGCGACTGGTCGGCCCGCGTCTCGCACAGCCGCCTGCCGTCGGAATTCATGCCGCTGGCCCGCGCCTTCAACGCGATGGCGGCGCAACTCAGCCAGCGCGAACGCGAGCTCGTTGCCACCAACGACCGGCTCACCGTGATGGCCTCGATCGACATGCTCTCCGGCCTCGCCAACAGGCGCGGTTTCCAGAGCCGGCTCGATTTCGAATGGATGAAGGCGCAGCAGTATCATAGCGAGCTGTCGCTGCTGATGATCGATGTCGATCACTTCAAGCTCTACAACGACACCTATGGCCACCCGGAAGGCGACGCCTGCCTCACCCGGATCGGCGAAGCGCTGGCCGGCATCGCCGCCGACAATCTGGGCTTTGCCGGCCGCTATGGCGGCGAGGAATTCTGCCTGCTGCTGCCGAACACCAGCACGCAGAAAGCACTCGAGATTGGCGAAACCGTGCGCGCCACCGTTCAAGGCCTCGGCCTGCCGCACATCACCTCCAGCCACCGCACCGTCACCGTCAGCGTCGGCGTCGCCGCGACGCTTCCGAACGACGCCCAAACCCCCGGCGAGCTGATCGAGGCGGCGGATGCCGCCCTCTACGCCGCCAAACACCGCGGGCGAAATACCGTGGTCGAGCACGGCTTTGCAAAGCTGGTGGGCGAGGCGGGGATCGCGATGGCCGGGTGA